The DNA sequence GATAGATTCCTCCGTGCACCGATCATGCAACAATATGTCGAGGAGCCTGATCGATTTCCATCAAATCCCTTCTCACCCGCTCAGCTTTGACCCCCGTACCATGACCACGCCTCTCGAATCGTCGCTGCCCGGCCGTTTGCGGATCTTGATGATCGCCACGAAACCCGCCCACCCTCCGGTCGACGGTGGACGCCTCCTCATGTGGAACACGATCAAGGAACTTGCCGCTCAGGGTCATCGAGTCACATTCGTCTCACCGGACCTCGATCTGGGCAAGAACGGAGCCGAGCGGAACCTCCTGAAGTATTGCGCTGCAGTTCACTTGATTCCGGCACGAACGAGAAGTTTTGGACCGAGTCTGATCCGCGCCTTCAGCGCGAATCTGCCGTCGTCTATCGTCAGACACTCGCACTCCGCCGTCAGCGAGCGTGTGGCCGAAATCGTCGCGGAGCGGAATCATGACGTTATTCACGCTGAGCAGATCCACTCCCTGGCCAATCTTCCGGACGCGCCGATACTGCCCCCGGTGGTGTTACGCGCACAGAACGTTGAAAGTCAGCTCTGGCGCATGGTCGCGCGGATCAAACCCCGCCTCGCGTGGTTCGCCCGTCGGGAGGCCCGCCAGATGGCGGCTTTCGAAGCCGAATCGCTCGACCGGGTCGCGTGCACGATCGCACTGACCGGACATGACGGGGCCATCCTCGGCGGTGCCCTCGGGATGACGGCCCGCCGTATTCGAATCATCCCACCTCCCTTTCCATCGACCCTCGGGCACACCGGCCGACCTTTAGAAGGTGATCCGGCGATTGTTCTGGTCGCCGGTGGGTGGCTCCCAAACGTGGATTCGACCAACTGGTTTTTCAGCTCCATCTGGAGGGAAATCCGGGGAAACCTTCCCCTGGCCAGAGTTCACGTGTTCGGTGAACACGCACCAAGAGCGGAGCCTGGAGTCACTTCACATCTTTCCCCCGCAGACAGTAGCGAGATTTTCGGCACCGGGGCGATTCTCGTCGTGCCGCTACGGGTCGCGTCGGGCATCAGGATGAAGATCCTCGAAGCGTGGTCGCGCAAGGTGCCGGTCGTCGCGACGCCTGAAGCCACACGCGGACTTCACGGGTCGGACGGAAGGGAGTTCCTGCTCGCCAACGACGGTCGAGAATTCACGGCTGCAATCCGACGGCTCAGCAGGGACAAGGATCTCAGAAATGTGATTGTCGAAAACGGTGTGTCGGCGCTGATGACGCACTACCAGCCGGCATCCGTGGCCGCGTTGCTGGAGAAGACCTACATCGAAGCCATGGCGCGCGAGACCGGCTTCATTTGAAAACGCTTCGAATGGCGGCAAGATGGCCACGAATTACCGCATCGACGTACGGACGCGAGCCTCTGCGGTGTTG is a window from the Acidobacteriota bacterium genome containing:
- a CDS encoding glycosyltransferase family 4 protein — encoded protein: MTTPLESSLPGRLRILMIATKPAHPPVDGGRLLMWNTIKELAAQGHRVTFVSPDLDLGKNGAERNLLKYCAAVHLIPARTRSFGPSLIRAFSANLPSSIVRHSHSAVSERVAEIVAERNHDVIHAEQIHSLANLPDAPILPPVVLRAQNVESQLWRMVARIKPRLAWFARREARQMAAFEAESLDRVACTIALTGHDGAILGGALGMTARRIRIIPPPFPSTLGHTGRPLEGDPAIVLVAGGWLPNVDSTNWFFSSIWREIRGNLPLARVHVFGEHAPRAEPGVTSHLSPADSSEIFGTGAILVVPLRVASGIRMKILEAWSRKVPVVATPEATRGLHGSDGREFLLANDGREFTAAIRRLSRDKDLRNVIVENGVSALMTHYQPASVAALLEKTYIEAMARETGFI